Below is a window of Gossypium hirsutum isolate 1008001.06 chromosome A12, Gossypium_hirsutum_v2.1, whole genome shotgun sequence DNA.
GGAAATGTTAAGATGATAAATAGGTTTTGATAAATTGCAAAGGATCACAATGTCATTTGACAAGTATAAAAGGAAGAGGacacaaaattataaaaacatgcTCCTGCTTTTAAATTCCAACAATATTAAACATTTTCTGGTTTCCCTGCTAACTTAAATGGGGGCTCAAAGATGCTCAAATATAGTATTGTCTTTTGACAATGGAGCATATCATCAACAGGTATTTAGTTCGACACACAAATGCTAAAAGGACATTAAACAAAAGATATGACTGTGCTATTTCAACTAACAGATGAGACACACTGATTCTTCCCTCGTAACAGGTAAACTCCTGTATAGTAATAAGCTACTCTTTCTTGGTATAGTGACGTACCGCAATAGCCAAACCCAGGATCAAGAGGGGAACAAGAAATTGTAGGATCTTGATGACAAACTCAGGGGTCTTATCGGGATTGTAAGGCGTTTGCTGTGGTGGAATGTAAGTGCGCTTTGCTGGGACAGTTTTTGGATCAATCTCACCAATGTAGTATTTTTCCATCATTTCTCTTGCTGAATCACTGTGACCCACATCTTCAAAATCATTGGTGGCATCCTTCCCTGAAAAAATTAGGGGACAAATAACATGATCAAACTACCGAATTCAAGGTTAGTTACTTAAAGCACCAAATACAAAATCGATTGTAAAAACTTACCAGTAGCTGACAGCAAAACTTCATCACCTCCGGGATGATCATCCATGAACGGAGTTACATCATAAACCTAGATCAAGAGAAATCTCAATCATAAACAATAGTTTAGTTTAACTTCAAATACCTTATTCTTGACTTCAATGGACTACTAAACATCAAAGGAGAAACGTTTGATATATAACGAAAATTTGACCTACAAACACcagaaatcaaaattttcattccCCGTATTCAATTACAGGTAGCACCCTACTATTTTTAACATAAGTAATGTTGGACGAGAGCAGATGATGGAACTACTGGAATGGTTCATTTGCATATTTATGTGATTAGATCCCATCATTACCCTTTTATTCAACTAATCAGAGATAATATGAGTTCTGCCAATTGAAAAAACTTCAATCTATCAGACAAAAGCAACCACATAAATGGCATAAACTGTTGcagaacacacacacacacacacacttatATATAAAACTAAAAGATTAATTAATAGTATCCAAATACTTAAAAAGGCAAAAAGTCAAATTTCGACTACCATGaaaatgaatataataaataGCTCTTTAATTCTCTCTCTCTCCATTAGAAGGAAAAATCCAAACTCTTTTTCTTCATGTCATATCCtcctaattatgaaaaaaaaaacttgagaaTAGTCATTATGACAAATACAGACAGTTTCGAACTGGTACGCAAGTTCCAGAACAGGGAATCCTCCCGCTAGCTTATAGTTTATTAGTATAAAATTATTGAGCAAAACAAATAATTCACAAActtacaaattttatatatttagaattatgTATTCatataaacacaaaaataatacatataagttaaaaaaaggtTTCACATTCCAATTTTCATTCCTCGTAGAATCCACCttccaagtaacatagatgaaACTTGCAATTGAAAGATGAACTAAACTCAAAAATCATCTATAATCAAACAAAATAAgcatgatttttaaataaaagcaaaggAACTAAAACAATCCAACAGAGAAAGACCAGAAATATTAATCGAATAAAAGAAAGAACAAGATCTGACCTTCCCAGAAATAATCAGCCAACAATCTTTGGTTTTGTTGTGGTTGGCAACCTCCTCGAAAGTGTGCACTTTAGGATCTGAAGCCATTCCTTCAACGCTGCCAACcaaagaaaaacaccaaaaatttcaaaaccCCACCACCGATTAGATCTGAAGCACCCACAAAAGAAAGCTATAAAAGCGTATAAAAAAAGTAAAGCCCAGTTAAGCTATAAAAATAAAGAGTCCAAAAGGCTTCAACTATGttcttaaaaaggaaaataaaaaactaGAGAAAGAGAATTTACGATGAAAAAGGAGAAAAGGCTTTAGCTTACGTCCCTCACTGTCTTTGTTTTTTTTGCGTCAAACGGACAGTGCTAATTGCCAACTCAAAAGAAAGTGTGGATCTTCGCTTCTACTTAAGCAGTTGATGGCCAAAAAACGTCCATATAATCTTCTGACTTTACGGAACTATCCTCGATCATAATCAGTTCGATGAGGGTAGTTTTGTCTCTTCAGGAATACAtttttcagtttttcttttttatcgTTTTTCTCTGGCTatcagtttttttt
It encodes the following:
- the LOC107929613 gene encoding cytochrome b5 — encoded protein: MASDPKVHTFEEVANHNKTKDCWLIISGKVYDVTPFMDDHPGGDEVLLSATGKDATNDFEDVGHSDSAREMMEKYYIGEIDPKTVPAKRTYIPPQQTPYNPDKTPEFVIKILQFLVPLLILGLAIAVRHYTKKE